From Peromyscus maniculatus bairdii isolate BWxNUB_F1_BW_parent chromosome 8, HU_Pman_BW_mat_3.1, whole genome shotgun sequence, a single genomic window includes:
- the Ezh1 gene encoding histone-lysine N-methyltransferase EZH1 isoform X1 → MRKMDIASPPTSKCITYWKRKVKSEYMRLRQLKRLQANMGAKALYVANFAKVQEKTQILNEEWKKLRVQPVQPMKPVSGHPFLKKCTIESIFPGFASQNMLMRSLNTVALVPIMYSWSPLQQNFMVEDETVLCNIPYMGDEVKEEDETFIEELINNYDGKVHGEEEMIPGSVLISDAVFLELVDALNQHSDEEEEGHNDPSDGKQDGSKEDLPVTRKRKRHAMEGNKKSSKKQFPNDMIFSAIASMFPENGVPDDMKERYRELTEMSDPNALPPQCTPNIDGPNAKSVQREQSLHSFHTLFCRRCFKYDCFLHPFHATPNVYKRKNKEIKIEPEPCGTDCFLLLEGAKEYAMLHNPRSKCSGRRRRRHHVVSASCSTTSGSAVAETKEGDSDRDTGNDWASSSSEANSRCQTPTKQKASPAPPQLCVVEAPSEPVEWTGAEESLFRVFHGTYFNNFCSIARLLGTKTCKQVFQFAVKESLILKLPTDELMNPSQKKKRKHRLWAAHCRKIQLKKDNSSTQVYNYQPCDHPDRPCDSTCPCIMTQNFCEKFCQCSPDCQNRFPGCRCKTQCNTKQCPCYLAVRECDPDLCLTCGASEHWDSKVVSCKNCSIQRGLKKHLLLAPSDVAGWGTFIKESVQKNEFISEYCGELISQDEADRRGKVYDKYMSSFLFNLNNDFVVDATRKGNKIRFANHSVNPNCYAKVVMVNGDHRIGIFAKRAIQAGEELFFDYRYSQADALKYVGIERETDGF, encoded by the exons ATGAG GAAAATGGATATAGCAAGTCCGCCGACTTCCAAATGCATCACGTACtggaaaagaaaagtgaagtCTGAGTACATGAGGCTCCGGCAGCTCAAGCGGCTTCAGGCGAATATGGGAGCCAAG GCTCTGTACGTGGCCAATTTCGCAAAGGTTCAGGAAAAAACCCAGATCCTCAATGAAGAATGGAAGAAGCTTCGAGTGCAGCCTGTTCAGCCAATGAAGCCTGTGAGTGGGCATCCTTTTCTCAAAAAG TGTACCATAGAGAGCATTTTCCCGGGCTTCGCCAGCCAGAACATGCTGATGAGGTCTCTGAACACGGTTGCGTTGGTTCCCATCATGTACTCCTGGTCCCCTCTCCAGCAGAACTTCATG GTGGAAGATGAGACGGTGTTGTGCAATATTCCCTACATGGGTGACGAGGTGAAGGAAGAAGACGAGACTTTCATCGAGGAGCTGATCAATAACTACGATGGCAAAGTTCATGGCGAAGAAG AGATGATCCCGGGGTCTGTCCTGATCAGCGATGCCGTGTTCCTGGAGCTGGTCGATGCCCTCAATCAGCActcagatgaggaagaggaagggcacaATGACCCCTCGGATGGGAAGCAGGACGGCAGCAAAGAGGATCTGCCAGTGACAAGAAAGCGGAAGCGCCACGCCATGGAAG GCAACAAAAAGAGCTCTAAGAAGCAGTTCCCCAACGACATGATCTTCAGTGCCATTGCTTCCATGTTCCCCGAGAACGGCGTCCCCGATGACATGAAGGAGAG GTATCGGGAGCTGACGGAGATGTCCGACCCCAACGCCCTTCCCCCGCAGTGCACACCCAACATCGACGGCCCCAACGCCAAGTCCGTGCAGCGGGAGCAGTCTCTACACTCTTTCCACACCCTTTTCTGCCGCCGCTGCTTCAAATACGACTGCTTCCTCCACC CTTTCCATGCCACTCCTAATGTATATAAACGCAAGAACAAAGAAATCAAGATTGAACCAGAACCATGTGGCACAGACTGCTTCCTTTTGCTG GAAGGAGCAAAGGAGTATGCCATGCTCCATAACCCTCGATCCAAGTGCTCTGGGCGCCGCCGGCGAAGGCACCACGTGGTCAGTGCGTCCTGCTCTACCACATCGGGCTCTGCTGTGGCTGAAACTAAAGAAGGAGACAGCGACAGGGACACAGGCAATGACTGGGCCTCCAGTTCTTCAG AGGCTAACTCTCGCTGTCAGACCCCCACGAAGCAGAAAGCCAGTCCAGCCCCACCTCAGCTCTGTGTCGTGGAAGCCCCCTCAGAGCCCGTGGAGTGGACTGGAGCTGAAGAATCTCTTTTCCGAGTCTTCCATGGCACCTACTTCAACAACTTCTGCTCCATAGCCAGGCTTCTGGGGACAAAGACATGCAAGCAG GTCTTCCAGTTTGCTGTCAAGGAGTCCCTCATCCTGAAGCTGCCGACAGATGAGCTCATGAACCCttcccagaagaagaaaagaaaacacag GTTGTGGGCCGCACACTGCAGGAAAATTCAGCTGAAGAAAG ATAACTCTTCTACACAGGTGTATAACTACCAACCCTGTGACCACCCGGACCGTCCCTGTGACAGCACCTGCCCCTGCATCATGACCCAGAATTTCTGTGAGAAGTTCTGCCAGTGCAGCCCAGACT GCCAGAACCGTTTTCCCGGGTGTCGCTGTAAGACCCAGTGCAATACCAAGCAGTGCCCTTGCTATCTGGCAGTACGCGAGTGTGACCCTGACTTGTGCCTCACCTGTGGGGCCTCAGAGCACTGGGACAGCAAGGTGGTGTCTTGCAAAAACTGCAGCATCCAGCGTGGCCTCAAAAAG cacCTGCTGCTGGCCCCTTCCGATGTGGCCGGATGGGGCACCTTCATCAAGGAGTCTGTGCAGAAGAATGAGTTCATTTCTGAATATTGTGGTGAG CTCATCTCTCAGGATGAGGCTGATCGGCGAGGGAAGGTCTATGATAAATATATGTCCAGCTTCCTCTTCAACCTCAACAATG ATTTTGTAGTGGATGCTACCCGGAAAGGAAACAAAATTCGCTTTGCAAACCATTCAGTGAACCCCAACTGTTATGCCAAAG tggtcatggtgaaTGGAGATCACCGCATTGGGATCTTTGCCAAGAGAGCAATTCAGGCTGGCGAAGAGCTCTTCTTTGATTATCG GTACAGCCAAGCTGATGCCCTCAAGTATGTGGGCATCGAGAGGGAGACGGACGGCTTCTAG
- the Ezh1 gene encoding histone-lysine N-methyltransferase EZH1 isoform X3, with translation MDIASPPTSKCITYWKRKVKSEYMRLRQLKRLQANMGAKALYVANFAKVQEKTQILNEEWKKLRVQPVQPMKPVSGHPFLKKCTIESIFPGFASQNMLMRSLNTVALVPIMYSWSPLQQNFMVEDETVLCNIPYMGDEVKEEDETFIEELINNYDGKVHGEEEMIPGSVLISDAVFLELVDALNQHSDEEEEGHNDPSDGKQDGSKEDLPVTRKRKRHAMEGNKKSSKKQFPNDMIFSAIASMFPENGVPDDMKERYRELTEMSDPNALPPQCTPNIDGPNAKSVQREQSLHSFHTLFCRRCFKYDCFLHPFHATPNVYKRKNKEIKIEPEPCGTDCFLLLEGAKEYAMLHNPRSKCSGRRRRRHHVVSASCSTTSGSAVAETKEGDSDRDTGNDWASSSSEANSRCQTPTKQKASPAPPQLCVVEAPSEPVEWTGAEESLFRVFHGTYFNNFCSIARLLGTKTCKQVFQFAVKESLILKLPTDELMNPSQKKKRKHRLWAAHCRKIQLKKDNSSTQVYNYQPCDHPDRPCDSTCPCIMTQNFCEKFCQCSPDCQNRFPGCRCKTQCNTKQCPCYLAVRECDPDLCLTCGASEHWDSKVVSCKNCSIQRGLKKHLLLAPSDVAGWGTFIKESVQKNEFISEYCGELISQDEADRRGKVYDKYMSSFLFNLNNDFVVDATRKGNKIRFANHSVNPNCYAKVVMVNGDHRIGIFAKRAIQAGEELFFDYRYSQADALKYVGIERETDGF, from the exons ATGGATATAGCAAGTCCGCCGACTTCCAAATGCATCACGTACtggaaaagaaaagtgaagtCTGAGTACATGAGGCTCCGGCAGCTCAAGCGGCTTCAGGCGAATATGGGAGCCAAG GCTCTGTACGTGGCCAATTTCGCAAAGGTTCAGGAAAAAACCCAGATCCTCAATGAAGAATGGAAGAAGCTTCGAGTGCAGCCTGTTCAGCCAATGAAGCCTGTGAGTGGGCATCCTTTTCTCAAAAAG TGTACCATAGAGAGCATTTTCCCGGGCTTCGCCAGCCAGAACATGCTGATGAGGTCTCTGAACACGGTTGCGTTGGTTCCCATCATGTACTCCTGGTCCCCTCTCCAGCAGAACTTCATG GTGGAAGATGAGACGGTGTTGTGCAATATTCCCTACATGGGTGACGAGGTGAAGGAAGAAGACGAGACTTTCATCGAGGAGCTGATCAATAACTACGATGGCAAAGTTCATGGCGAAGAAG AGATGATCCCGGGGTCTGTCCTGATCAGCGATGCCGTGTTCCTGGAGCTGGTCGATGCCCTCAATCAGCActcagatgaggaagaggaagggcacaATGACCCCTCGGATGGGAAGCAGGACGGCAGCAAAGAGGATCTGCCAGTGACAAGAAAGCGGAAGCGCCACGCCATGGAAG GCAACAAAAAGAGCTCTAAGAAGCAGTTCCCCAACGACATGATCTTCAGTGCCATTGCTTCCATGTTCCCCGAGAACGGCGTCCCCGATGACATGAAGGAGAG GTATCGGGAGCTGACGGAGATGTCCGACCCCAACGCCCTTCCCCCGCAGTGCACACCCAACATCGACGGCCCCAACGCCAAGTCCGTGCAGCGGGAGCAGTCTCTACACTCTTTCCACACCCTTTTCTGCCGCCGCTGCTTCAAATACGACTGCTTCCTCCACC CTTTCCATGCCACTCCTAATGTATATAAACGCAAGAACAAAGAAATCAAGATTGAACCAGAACCATGTGGCACAGACTGCTTCCTTTTGCTG GAAGGAGCAAAGGAGTATGCCATGCTCCATAACCCTCGATCCAAGTGCTCTGGGCGCCGCCGGCGAAGGCACCACGTGGTCAGTGCGTCCTGCTCTACCACATCGGGCTCTGCTGTGGCTGAAACTAAAGAAGGAGACAGCGACAGGGACACAGGCAATGACTGGGCCTCCAGTTCTTCAG AGGCTAACTCTCGCTGTCAGACCCCCACGAAGCAGAAAGCCAGTCCAGCCCCACCTCAGCTCTGTGTCGTGGAAGCCCCCTCAGAGCCCGTGGAGTGGACTGGAGCTGAAGAATCTCTTTTCCGAGTCTTCCATGGCACCTACTTCAACAACTTCTGCTCCATAGCCAGGCTTCTGGGGACAAAGACATGCAAGCAG GTCTTCCAGTTTGCTGTCAAGGAGTCCCTCATCCTGAAGCTGCCGACAGATGAGCTCATGAACCCttcccagaagaagaaaagaaaacacag GTTGTGGGCCGCACACTGCAGGAAAATTCAGCTGAAGAAAG ATAACTCTTCTACACAGGTGTATAACTACCAACCCTGTGACCACCCGGACCGTCCCTGTGACAGCACCTGCCCCTGCATCATGACCCAGAATTTCTGTGAGAAGTTCTGCCAGTGCAGCCCAGACT GCCAGAACCGTTTTCCCGGGTGTCGCTGTAAGACCCAGTGCAATACCAAGCAGTGCCCTTGCTATCTGGCAGTACGCGAGTGTGACCCTGACTTGTGCCTCACCTGTGGGGCCTCAGAGCACTGGGACAGCAAGGTGGTGTCTTGCAAAAACTGCAGCATCCAGCGTGGCCTCAAAAAG cacCTGCTGCTGGCCCCTTCCGATGTGGCCGGATGGGGCACCTTCATCAAGGAGTCTGTGCAGAAGAATGAGTTCATTTCTGAATATTGTGGTGAG CTCATCTCTCAGGATGAGGCTGATCGGCGAGGGAAGGTCTATGATAAATATATGTCCAGCTTCCTCTTCAACCTCAACAATG ATTTTGTAGTGGATGCTACCCGGAAAGGAAACAAAATTCGCTTTGCAAACCATTCAGTGAACCCCAACTGTTATGCCAAAG tggtcatggtgaaTGGAGATCACCGCATTGGGATCTTTGCCAAGAGAGCAATTCAGGCTGGCGAAGAGCTCTTCTTTGATTATCG GTACAGCCAAGCTGATGCCCTCAAGTATGTGGGCATCGAGAGGGAGACGGACGGCTTCTAG
- the Ezh1 gene encoding histone-lysine N-methyltransferase EZH1 isoform X4, translating to MRKMDIASPPTSKCITYWKRKVKSEYMRLRQLKRLQANMGAKALYVANFAKVQEKTQILNEEWKKLRVQPVQPMKPCTIESIFPGFASQNMLMRSLNTVALVPIMYSWSPLQQNFMVEDETVLCNIPYMGDEVKEEDETFIEELINNYDGKVHGEEEMIPGSVLISDAVFLELVDALNQHSDEEEEGHNDPSDGKQDGSKEDLPVTRKRKRHAMEGNKKSSKKQFPNDMIFSAIASMFPENGVPDDMKERYRELTEMSDPNALPPQCTPNIDGPNAKSVQREQSLHSFHTLFCRRCFKYDCFLHPFHATPNVYKRKNKEIKIEPEPCGTDCFLLLEGAKEYAMLHNPRSKCSGRRRRRHHVVSASCSTTSGSAVAETKEGDSDRDTGNDWASSSSEANSRCQTPTKQKASPAPPQLCVVEAPSEPVEWTGAEESLFRVFHGTYFNNFCSIARLLGTKTCKQVFQFAVKESLILKLPTDELMNPSQKKKRKHRLWAAHCRKIQLKKDNSSTQVYNYQPCDHPDRPCDSTCPCIMTQNFCEKFCQCSPDCQNRFPGCRCKTQCNTKQCPCYLAVRECDPDLCLTCGASEHWDSKVVSCKNCSIQRGLKKHLLLAPSDVAGWGTFIKESVQKNEFISEYCGELISQDEADRRGKVYDKYMSSFLFNLNNDFVVDATRKGNKIRFANHSVNPNCYAKVVMVNGDHRIGIFAKRAIQAGEELFFDYRYSQADALKYVGIERETDGF from the exons ATGAG GAAAATGGATATAGCAAGTCCGCCGACTTCCAAATGCATCACGTACtggaaaagaaaagtgaagtCTGAGTACATGAGGCTCCGGCAGCTCAAGCGGCTTCAGGCGAATATGGGAGCCAAG GCTCTGTACGTGGCCAATTTCGCAAAGGTTCAGGAAAAAACCCAGATCCTCAATGAAGAATGGAAGAAGCTTCGAGTGCAGCCTGTTCAGCCAATGAAGCCT TGTACCATAGAGAGCATTTTCCCGGGCTTCGCCAGCCAGAACATGCTGATGAGGTCTCTGAACACGGTTGCGTTGGTTCCCATCATGTACTCCTGGTCCCCTCTCCAGCAGAACTTCATG GTGGAAGATGAGACGGTGTTGTGCAATATTCCCTACATGGGTGACGAGGTGAAGGAAGAAGACGAGACTTTCATCGAGGAGCTGATCAATAACTACGATGGCAAAGTTCATGGCGAAGAAG AGATGATCCCGGGGTCTGTCCTGATCAGCGATGCCGTGTTCCTGGAGCTGGTCGATGCCCTCAATCAGCActcagatgaggaagaggaagggcacaATGACCCCTCGGATGGGAAGCAGGACGGCAGCAAAGAGGATCTGCCAGTGACAAGAAAGCGGAAGCGCCACGCCATGGAAG GCAACAAAAAGAGCTCTAAGAAGCAGTTCCCCAACGACATGATCTTCAGTGCCATTGCTTCCATGTTCCCCGAGAACGGCGTCCCCGATGACATGAAGGAGAG GTATCGGGAGCTGACGGAGATGTCCGACCCCAACGCCCTTCCCCCGCAGTGCACACCCAACATCGACGGCCCCAACGCCAAGTCCGTGCAGCGGGAGCAGTCTCTACACTCTTTCCACACCCTTTTCTGCCGCCGCTGCTTCAAATACGACTGCTTCCTCCACC CTTTCCATGCCACTCCTAATGTATATAAACGCAAGAACAAAGAAATCAAGATTGAACCAGAACCATGTGGCACAGACTGCTTCCTTTTGCTG GAAGGAGCAAAGGAGTATGCCATGCTCCATAACCCTCGATCCAAGTGCTCTGGGCGCCGCCGGCGAAGGCACCACGTGGTCAGTGCGTCCTGCTCTACCACATCGGGCTCTGCTGTGGCTGAAACTAAAGAAGGAGACAGCGACAGGGACACAGGCAATGACTGGGCCTCCAGTTCTTCAG AGGCTAACTCTCGCTGTCAGACCCCCACGAAGCAGAAAGCCAGTCCAGCCCCACCTCAGCTCTGTGTCGTGGAAGCCCCCTCAGAGCCCGTGGAGTGGACTGGAGCTGAAGAATCTCTTTTCCGAGTCTTCCATGGCACCTACTTCAACAACTTCTGCTCCATAGCCAGGCTTCTGGGGACAAAGACATGCAAGCAG GTCTTCCAGTTTGCTGTCAAGGAGTCCCTCATCCTGAAGCTGCCGACAGATGAGCTCATGAACCCttcccagaagaagaaaagaaaacacag GTTGTGGGCCGCACACTGCAGGAAAATTCAGCTGAAGAAAG ATAACTCTTCTACACAGGTGTATAACTACCAACCCTGTGACCACCCGGACCGTCCCTGTGACAGCACCTGCCCCTGCATCATGACCCAGAATTTCTGTGAGAAGTTCTGCCAGTGCAGCCCAGACT GCCAGAACCGTTTTCCCGGGTGTCGCTGTAAGACCCAGTGCAATACCAAGCAGTGCCCTTGCTATCTGGCAGTACGCGAGTGTGACCCTGACTTGTGCCTCACCTGTGGGGCCTCAGAGCACTGGGACAGCAAGGTGGTGTCTTGCAAAAACTGCAGCATCCAGCGTGGCCTCAAAAAG cacCTGCTGCTGGCCCCTTCCGATGTGGCCGGATGGGGCACCTTCATCAAGGAGTCTGTGCAGAAGAATGAGTTCATTTCTGAATATTGTGGTGAG CTCATCTCTCAGGATGAGGCTGATCGGCGAGGGAAGGTCTATGATAAATATATGTCCAGCTTCCTCTTCAACCTCAACAATG ATTTTGTAGTGGATGCTACCCGGAAAGGAAACAAAATTCGCTTTGCAAACCATTCAGTGAACCCCAACTGTTATGCCAAAG tggtcatggtgaaTGGAGATCACCGCATTGGGATCTTTGCCAAGAGAGCAATTCAGGCTGGCGAAGAGCTCTTCTTTGATTATCG GTACAGCCAAGCTGATGCCCTCAAGTATGTGGGCATCGAGAGGGAGACGGACGGCTTCTAG
- the Ezh1 gene encoding histone-lysine N-methyltransferase EZH1 isoform X5, with protein sequence MDIASPPTSKCITYWKRKVKSEYMRLRQLKRLQANMGAKALYVANFAKVQEKTQILNEEWKKLRVQPVQPMKPCTIESIFPGFASQNMLMRSLNTVALVPIMYSWSPLQQNFMVEDETVLCNIPYMGDEVKEEDETFIEELINNYDGKVHGEEEMIPGSVLISDAVFLELVDALNQHSDEEEEGHNDPSDGKQDGSKEDLPVTRKRKRHAMEGNKKSSKKQFPNDMIFSAIASMFPENGVPDDMKERYRELTEMSDPNALPPQCTPNIDGPNAKSVQREQSLHSFHTLFCRRCFKYDCFLHPFHATPNVYKRKNKEIKIEPEPCGTDCFLLLEGAKEYAMLHNPRSKCSGRRRRRHHVVSASCSTTSGSAVAETKEGDSDRDTGNDWASSSSEANSRCQTPTKQKASPAPPQLCVVEAPSEPVEWTGAEESLFRVFHGTYFNNFCSIARLLGTKTCKQVFQFAVKESLILKLPTDELMNPSQKKKRKHRLWAAHCRKIQLKKDNSSTQVYNYQPCDHPDRPCDSTCPCIMTQNFCEKFCQCSPDCQNRFPGCRCKTQCNTKQCPCYLAVRECDPDLCLTCGASEHWDSKVVSCKNCSIQRGLKKHLLLAPSDVAGWGTFIKESVQKNEFISEYCGELISQDEADRRGKVYDKYMSSFLFNLNNDFVVDATRKGNKIRFANHSVNPNCYAKVVMVNGDHRIGIFAKRAIQAGEELFFDYRYSQADALKYVGIERETDGF encoded by the exons ATGGATATAGCAAGTCCGCCGACTTCCAAATGCATCACGTACtggaaaagaaaagtgaagtCTGAGTACATGAGGCTCCGGCAGCTCAAGCGGCTTCAGGCGAATATGGGAGCCAAG GCTCTGTACGTGGCCAATTTCGCAAAGGTTCAGGAAAAAACCCAGATCCTCAATGAAGAATGGAAGAAGCTTCGAGTGCAGCCTGTTCAGCCAATGAAGCCT TGTACCATAGAGAGCATTTTCCCGGGCTTCGCCAGCCAGAACATGCTGATGAGGTCTCTGAACACGGTTGCGTTGGTTCCCATCATGTACTCCTGGTCCCCTCTCCAGCAGAACTTCATG GTGGAAGATGAGACGGTGTTGTGCAATATTCCCTACATGGGTGACGAGGTGAAGGAAGAAGACGAGACTTTCATCGAGGAGCTGATCAATAACTACGATGGCAAAGTTCATGGCGAAGAAG AGATGATCCCGGGGTCTGTCCTGATCAGCGATGCCGTGTTCCTGGAGCTGGTCGATGCCCTCAATCAGCActcagatgaggaagaggaagggcacaATGACCCCTCGGATGGGAAGCAGGACGGCAGCAAAGAGGATCTGCCAGTGACAAGAAAGCGGAAGCGCCACGCCATGGAAG GCAACAAAAAGAGCTCTAAGAAGCAGTTCCCCAACGACATGATCTTCAGTGCCATTGCTTCCATGTTCCCCGAGAACGGCGTCCCCGATGACATGAAGGAGAG GTATCGGGAGCTGACGGAGATGTCCGACCCCAACGCCCTTCCCCCGCAGTGCACACCCAACATCGACGGCCCCAACGCCAAGTCCGTGCAGCGGGAGCAGTCTCTACACTCTTTCCACACCCTTTTCTGCCGCCGCTGCTTCAAATACGACTGCTTCCTCCACC CTTTCCATGCCACTCCTAATGTATATAAACGCAAGAACAAAGAAATCAAGATTGAACCAGAACCATGTGGCACAGACTGCTTCCTTTTGCTG GAAGGAGCAAAGGAGTATGCCATGCTCCATAACCCTCGATCCAAGTGCTCTGGGCGCCGCCGGCGAAGGCACCACGTGGTCAGTGCGTCCTGCTCTACCACATCGGGCTCTGCTGTGGCTGAAACTAAAGAAGGAGACAGCGACAGGGACACAGGCAATGACTGGGCCTCCAGTTCTTCAG AGGCTAACTCTCGCTGTCAGACCCCCACGAAGCAGAAAGCCAGTCCAGCCCCACCTCAGCTCTGTGTCGTGGAAGCCCCCTCAGAGCCCGTGGAGTGGACTGGAGCTGAAGAATCTCTTTTCCGAGTCTTCCATGGCACCTACTTCAACAACTTCTGCTCCATAGCCAGGCTTCTGGGGACAAAGACATGCAAGCAG GTCTTCCAGTTTGCTGTCAAGGAGTCCCTCATCCTGAAGCTGCCGACAGATGAGCTCATGAACCCttcccagaagaagaaaagaaaacacag GTTGTGGGCCGCACACTGCAGGAAAATTCAGCTGAAGAAAG ATAACTCTTCTACACAGGTGTATAACTACCAACCCTGTGACCACCCGGACCGTCCCTGTGACAGCACCTGCCCCTGCATCATGACCCAGAATTTCTGTGAGAAGTTCTGCCAGTGCAGCCCAGACT GCCAGAACCGTTTTCCCGGGTGTCGCTGTAAGACCCAGTGCAATACCAAGCAGTGCCCTTGCTATCTGGCAGTACGCGAGTGTGACCCTGACTTGTGCCTCACCTGTGGGGCCTCAGAGCACTGGGACAGCAAGGTGGTGTCTTGCAAAAACTGCAGCATCCAGCGTGGCCTCAAAAAG cacCTGCTGCTGGCCCCTTCCGATGTGGCCGGATGGGGCACCTTCATCAAGGAGTCTGTGCAGAAGAATGAGTTCATTTCTGAATATTGTGGTGAG CTCATCTCTCAGGATGAGGCTGATCGGCGAGGGAAGGTCTATGATAAATATATGTCCAGCTTCCTCTTCAACCTCAACAATG ATTTTGTAGTGGATGCTACCCGGAAAGGAAACAAAATTCGCTTTGCAAACCATTCAGTGAACCCCAACTGTTATGCCAAAG tggtcatggtgaaTGGAGATCACCGCATTGGGATCTTTGCCAAGAGAGCAATTCAGGCTGGCGAAGAGCTCTTCTTTGATTATCG GTACAGCCAAGCTGATGCCCTCAAGTATGTGGGCATCGAGAGGGAGACGGACGGCTTCTAG